Proteins encoded by one window of Kribbella flavida DSM 17836:
- a CDS encoding NAD(P)-dependent oxidoreductase, with protein MPPTDRTPVTLIGLGPMGQAMTRALLAAGHPVTVWNRTPARAAGVVADGAVLAASPVEAVEAGDLVILSLTDYQAMYDVLEPATGSLAGRTVVNLSSDTPDRTRAAADWATEHGATFLTGGVMIPAPMVGTEEAYVYYSGPAEVFEKHRTTLTVIGAPRYLGEDTGLAQLMYQAQLDVFLTTLSSLMHATALLGTAGVSAAESMPELIGMLRTVPAMLEAGGENPGADIDADKHPGDLSTITMMGATADHIVGASETAGIDLALPRAVQAHYRRAIENGHGGDNWTRIIDGIRSPR; from the coding sequence TTGCCCCCCACCGACCGCACCCCCGTCACGCTGATCGGCCTCGGCCCGATGGGACAGGCGATGACCCGCGCGCTGCTCGCGGCCGGACACCCGGTGACCGTCTGGAACCGGACCCCCGCCCGGGCCGCCGGCGTCGTGGCCGACGGCGCCGTTCTCGCCGCGAGTCCGGTCGAGGCCGTCGAAGCCGGCGACCTGGTCATCCTCAGCCTGACCGACTACCAGGCGATGTACGACGTACTGGAGCCGGCCACCGGCTCGCTCGCGGGCCGCACCGTCGTCAACCTCAGCTCCGACACCCCGGACCGCACCCGCGCGGCCGCGGACTGGGCCACCGAGCACGGCGCGACGTTCCTGACCGGCGGGGTGATGATCCCCGCGCCGATGGTTGGCACCGAGGAGGCCTACGTCTACTACAGCGGCCCCGCCGAGGTCTTCGAGAAGCACCGGACCACGCTCACCGTGATCGGGGCTCCCCGCTACCTCGGCGAAGACACGGGCCTGGCACAGCTGATGTATCAGGCGCAGCTCGACGTCTTCCTGACCACGCTGTCGTCGCTGATGCACGCAACAGCCCTGCTCGGTACGGCGGGCGTCAGCGCGGCGGAGTCGATGCCCGAGCTGATCGGGATGCTGCGCACCGTGCCGGCGATGCTGGAGGCGGGCGGGGAGAATCCCGGCGCGGACATCGACGCCGACAAGCACCCGGGCGACCTGAGCACGATCACGATGATGGGCGCGACCGCCGACCACATCGTCGGGGCGAGCGAGACGGCCGGCATCGACCTCGCGCTGCCGCGAGCGGTGCAGGCGCACTACCGCCGGGCGATCGAGAACGGCCACGGCGGAGACAACTGGACGCGGATCATCGACGGCATCCGCAGCCCGCGCTGA